Proteins encoded in a region of the Podospora pseudopauciseta strain CBS 411.78 chromosome 6, whole genome shotgun sequence genome:
- a CDS encoding hypothetical protein (EggNog:ENOG503P5N9), translating into MDPLFLSPALPSTLIHYIIHHCTYPTTLLICSDRAEFLSTLTQELQTQQHHQRQSQATADPDTDAGPDHLGQAPHQPSSPPNHTASAPSLLTPPPLYQLAVTRHIRTVFIPTVSHLRAFLSVFTLQDTTAVSAPPTSTAAPRSSSSGANHTTPLLLVYGFLGSHRHTSEWSVQGVNGTAAVLVEAAKQAGLKAVIVEAPLSTSSPDEAGGDTQHTEDILSEKMPVLSGSSKRTGLNLEGTGWTGKTIEVSKVLGRWFRFQEGNWEA; encoded by the coding sequence ATGGATCCCCTCTTTCTGTCCCCCGCCCTGCCATCAACCTTGATCCACTACATAATCCACCACTGCACCTAcccaacaaccctcctcatctgcaGCGATCGTGCCGAGTTCCTTTCCACTCTCACACAGGAGTTacaaacccaacaacaccaccagcggcAGTCCCAAGCCACAGCAGATCCTGACACAGACGCCGGCCCAGACCATCTCGGTCAagctccccaccaaccatcatcccccccaaaccacaCAGCATCAGCGCCTAGTCTCTTAACTCCGCCCCCGTTGTACCAGCTGGCAGTCACACGGCACATACGGACAGTATTCATACCAACCGTGTCACACCTCCGCGCTTTTCTCTCCGTTTTCACCCTTCAGGACACGACAGCTGTTTCGGCACCTCCCACAAGCACGGCCGCGCCTAGGTCGTCGTCATCCGGAGCAAACCACACAACTCCTTTGCTCCTGGTGTACGGATTCTTGGGGTCACATCGGCATACGAGCGAGTGGAGTGTTCAGGGCGTCAATGGTACGGCCGCTGTGCTGGTCGAAGCTGCGAAGCAGGCGGGGTTGAAGGCCGTGATCGTGGAGGCTCCTCTCTCTACTTCCTCTCCTGACGAGGCTGGTGGGGATACCCAACACACAGAGGATATTCTGTCAGAGAAGATGCCCGTGTTGAGCGGCAGCTCAAAAAGAACAGGACTCAATCTCGAAGGAACCGGTTGGACAGGCAAAACCATTGAAGTCAGCAAGGTTCTCGGAAGATGGTTCCGCTTTCAAGAGGGAAATTGGGAGGCCTGA
- a CDS encoding hypothetical protein (EggNog:ENOG503NZN1; MEROPS:MER0030934; COG:G): MKSSPMILGALAWASLSTITLANDGHSPPILSRYRRSSCSALAAAELTVDTPLGTVFGTTYPDTPCVRRFLSIPFAQPPVGSLRFLPPEPLSALPSSPYRATQFGPSCMQFLMEDPPTIFTQFVNQYNLQGLNMTSPFLSEDCLSLSVYAPPVRAWGQKLPVIIFIHGGAFIAGGQDVPYQIPANWVQDSQEHIVVTFNYRLNIFGFPNAAAFAGDSTKQNPGLLDQKLAIQWVKDYISYFGGDPERITLWGQSAGAISAAWYQYAAFDPSFPQVSAVIMDSGTEIFPLARASTEDVKHGNFTAVATEVGCGGLSPQEELECMQTADAEHIEAFLQVNMEELMSGKPFIYFTSVVDNRTVFGNYTDRAIKKEILDVPTIIGTNANDGIPFVPLTAEGVNSTIEALTTAVFFFCPAVQASALRIMAGVPVYRYLYTGNFSNVSPEAFMGAYHSAELPLIFGTHSLLRGLSTPEEEAVSEAMQDAWVALAKGGQAGLEATGWPRYNLDTRLVREFGQFENGTTTEDGRVPLSSVVRDVSLKNMEEMCPPILDAWLV, encoded by the exons ATGAAGTCCTCCCCAATGATACTAGGGGCCCTCGCTTGGGCCTCGCTATCCACCATCACACTCGCCAACGACGGCCACTCACCACCAATACTTTCGCGATACAGAAGGTCTTCCTGCTctgccctcgccgccgctgAACTTACGGTTGACACCCCCTTGGGTACCGTTTTCGGCACAACATACCCTGATACGCCCTGTGTCCGCCGattcctctccatccccttcGCCCAACCCCCAGTGGGATCTCTCCGCTTTCTCCCTCCTGAACCtctctccgccctcccctcctccccatacAGAGCAACTCAATTCGGTCCCTCATGCATGCAGTTTCTCATGGAAGACCCGCCAACCATCTTCACACAGTTCGTCAACCAGTACAACCTGCAAGGACTCAACATGACCTCTCCCTTTCTCTCCGAAGACTGCCTCTCTCTCAGTGTCTACGCCCCACCAGTTCGGGCTTGGGGCCAAAAGCTCCCAGTGATAATCTTCATTCACGGTGGTGCCTTCATAGCAGGCGGCCAAGACGTCCCCTATCAAATTCCCGCTAACTGGGTCCAAGATTCACAAGAGCATATTGTAGTCACCTTCAACTACCGCTTGAACATCTTCGGCTTCCCCAACGCCGCAGCTTTTGCCGGGGACAGCACCAAGCAAAACCCCGGCTTGCTCGATCAAAAGCTGGCCATCCAATGGGTCAAAGACTACATCAGCTACTTTGGCGGAGACCCAGAGAGAATTACCCTTTGGGGGCAGTCAGCCGGTGCTATCTCTGCGGCTTGGTACCAATATGCAGCTTTTGACCCTTCATTCCCCCAGGTTTCGGCCGTCATCATGGACTCTGGGACAGAGATCTTCCCGCTTGCTCGGGCGAGCACAGAGGACGTCAAGCACGGAAACTTTACCGCCGTCGCGACCGAAGTCGGTTGTGGGGGGTTGTCACCtcaggaggagttggaatGCATGCAAACCGCCGATGCGGAACATATTGAGGCGTTCTTGCAGGTGAACATGGAGGAGCTCATGAGCGGGAAGCCGTTCATTTACTTTACATCCGTGGTGGACAACAGAACCGTGTTTGGGAACTACACGGACAGGGcgatcaagaaggagatttTGGATGTG ccGACAATCATCGGAACAAACGCCAACGACGGCATCCCCTTTGTCCCACTCACCGCAGAGGGAGTCAACTCCACCATCGAAGCCCTCACTACGgcagtcttcttcttttgtccCGCCGTGCAGGCCAGCGCGCTGCGGATCATGGCCGGCGTGCCCGTCTACCGATATCTTTACACGGGCAACTTTAGCAATGTCTCACCTGAGGCGTTTATGGGAGCTTATCACTCGGCTGAGCTGCCTCTGATTTTCGGCACTCACTCCCTGCTCCGCGGCCTGTCGACACCGGAAGAGGAGGCCGTCAGTGAAGCGATGCAGGACGCTTGGGTGGCGCTTGCGAAGGGCGGGCAGGCTGGACTCGAAGCGACAGGGTGGCCGAGGTATAATCTTGACACGAGActggtgagggagtttggGCAGTTTGAGAATGGGACGACGACCGAGGACGGGAGGGTGCCGCTGTCGAGTGTGGTGAGGGATGTCAGTTTGAAGAATATGGAGGAGATGTGCCCACCTATCTTGGATGCGTGGCTTGTGTAA
- a CDS encoding hypothetical protein (COG:S; EggNog:ENOG503PCNX): protein MLNLKTISAGLVAGAAFASAQCTIPTTPLSDDIPSHFRIQVQNASRPEVHNKYMNLFEAGGGDQHLFIGPVGEPTYDFTLVDGVVFNVRKNIRLVIGGEWSEIDHTTKLFSTARPDPDAIFQPTYACNPDTGLLQVELRFVQWEGEPLGGHICVRHSFDGSHEFRYDPPGNTLIDVNRECIKVTLVVLPTLDGGPSTTFSTVTVSSTSSSSSVVPPSSSSTSTLTSTSTSTAPTSTSTSGVLPYTDMTSLGWRYIGCAPEERWTTDGPFRTLSGALLGSDTMTNEACMAFCGANGWAYAGTEWRRECWCGNSYAPTRQPLTTLVSLAKCDYRCSGDSGQFCGGDAWLSLYAKCPTGGPCENAVFT from the exons ATGTTGAACCTCAAGACCATCTCAGCGGGCCTCGTTGCCGGAGCCGCCTTCGCCTCGGCTCAGTGCACCATCCCTACTACGCCCCTCTCCGACGACATCCCCTCTCACTTCCGGATCCAGGTCCAAAATGCTAGCCGGCCTGAAGTGCACAACAAGTACATGAACTTGTTcgaagctggtggtggtgaccaGCATTTGTTCATCGGGCCAGTTGGCGAGCCCACATACGACTTCACGCTGGTGGATGGTGTCGTGTTCAACGTTCGGAAGAACATTCGTCTCGTCATTGGCGGAGAG TGGTCCGAAATCGATCACACCACCAAGCTGTTCTCGACTGCCCGTCCGGATCCTGACGCCATCTTCCAACCCACATATGCTTGCAACCCGGACACCGGCCTCCTTCAGGTCGAGCTGAGGTTCGTTCAGTGGGAGGGTGAACCTCTTGGTGGTCACATCTGTGTCCGCCACTCCTTCGACGGCTCTCACGAGTTCCGTTATGACCCGCCCGGCAACACTC TCATCGACGTCAACAGAGAGTGCATCAAGGTAACCTTGGtcgtcctccccaccctcgaCGGCGGCCCAAGCACAACCTTTTCCACCGTGACAGTCAGctcgacctcgtcctcctcttccgtcgtgcctccttcctcgtcctcgacctcgaccttgaccagcaccagcacctccaccgcccccacctccacctccacctccggAGTTCTCCCCTACACCGACATGACCTCCCTCGGTTGGCGCTACATCGGCTGCGCCCCGGAGGAGCGCTGGACTACTGACGGCCCATTCCGCACACTGTCGGGTGCGCTGTTGGGGTCCGACACCATGACCAACGAGGCTTGCATGGCCTTCTGCGGCGCCAATGGTTGGGCGTATGCTGGTACCGAGTGGAGGCGCGAGTGCTGGTGCGGAAACAGCTATGCGCCGACCAGACAGCCTCTGACAACGCTTGTCAGTTTGGCCAAGTGTGATTACAGGTGCAGTGGTGACAGCGGCCAGTTCtgcggtggtgatgcttggTTGAGCCTTTATGCCAAGTGCCCTACTGGTGGGCCTTGCGAGAATGCTGTTTTCACATAA
- the APL6 gene encoding AP-3 complex subunit beta (EggNog:ENOG503NX4P; COG:U; BUSCO:EOG09260VHV) yields the protein MVKWAHEWTESSPGRAAVKANAPLRSMGVGVFSCIAPFTPPNAATVGPSSTVPGSQAARWTGEHVTCPRPLSTPQCLGVRQSPTASGLVLGKEEPQRPTDIMESIARISSLLENARELTLDAASAARGSRSSFKPLDRSQVKKLLDSRNDREVLEGLRRVIAMMYKALKTLPLFSSVVKNVASPNLEIKKLVYIYLIHHAEQEPDLALLSINTIQKSLSDTNPQVRALALRTMSGIRVPVISQIVSLAIRKGAGDMSPYVRRAAALAIPKCYRLDPSQLPQLLEYMTILLGDKQYYVAGAAVTAFLEVCPERIDLIHKNYRNLVKMVVDMDEWSQLSTLRLMTVYARKCFPRRARVEAGEEVVFLDADLELLLTSIKPLLQSRNSGVVVAVARCYSAVGTAAYVQQAVGPLVALLRGGQDIQQVALFNIVSICLDYPAAFVKYATHFLVRATDSQPIWELKLEVLTLIFPHSPPHIKSLILNELEHFSRGSDKGLVKEAVRAIGRCAQTDTATAPRCLRLLLGQITSLDGTLAAESLTVIRHLIQQDPSSHVATVVRLAKNLDSATDPQARATIIWLVGEFSGLNGEDNIAADVLRILLKEFASESELAKRQIVLLAAKVYLHYLNRKLEAQKEAASGDKEARTPPATPDQEDEDHPIPKLWNYVTVLARYDTSYDLRDRTRLYKSLLQVPQLATLMLLAPKPAPQTPSPSETRKGYTLGSAALVLAGGGTIHGLRGYEDLPEWVEKGQEPDAKLRDREGDNRQDDGKYGVYDRRNKAGSVPIPAAERIIDAGQGRSASMSGSASPAGSFGAKSAANGVGAKTLDDWLAEDEGGEQEQEEESEEGEGEEEEEEEEEEEESEEEDESEEESSEEEESDEDARLVRPS from the exons ATGGTGAAGTGGGCTCATGAGTGGACCGAGTCGTCACCGGGACGTGCTGCCGTCAAGGCGAATGCCCCGCTAAGGTCAATGGGCGTTGGAGTGTTTAGCTGCATAGCGCCCTTTACCCCACCAAACGCCGCGACAGTTGGCCCCAGCTCCACGGTTCCAGGTTCCCAAGCAGCAAGGTGGACAGGGGAGCACGTCACTTGCCCAAGGCCACTGTCTACACCACAGTGCCTAGGTGTGCGACAATCACCAACTGCGTCTGGTCTGGTCTTGGGAAAAGAGGAACCGCAGCGCCCAACAGACATAATGGAGTCGATAGCTCGTATATCGAGCTTGCTCGAGAATG CTCGAGAGCTCACCCTCGATGCCGCCTCAGCCGCCAGAGGCTCGAGAAGCTCCTTCAAGCCGCTCGACCGTAGCCAAGTGAAGAAACTCCTCGACAGCCGCAATGATCGTGAAGTACTTGAGGGGTTACGGCGTGTCATCGCT ATGATGTACAAGGCGCTAAAAACCCTCCCCCTATTCTCCTCCGTCGTCAAGAATGTCGCGTCACCAAACCTCGAAATTAAGAAGCTCGTCTACATCTACCTAATACATCATGCCGAGCAAGAACCCGACCTAGCCCTTCTCTCCATCAACACGATCCAAAAGTCCCTATCCGATACAAACCCCCAAGTTCGAGCCCTCGCACTACGAACCATGTCTGGAATACGAGTGCCAGTCATCAGTCAAATTGTGTCTCTGGCCATTCGAAAGGGCGCTGGCGATATGAGCCCATATGTTCGGCGCGCTGCTGCGCTCGCCATCCCCAAGTGCTATCGCCTCGACCCCTCGCAACTACCGCAACTATTGGAATACATGACGATTCTGTTGGGGGACAAGCAATACTACGTGGCAGGCGCTGCGGTCACGGCATTCCTGGAAGTTTGCCCGGAAAGGATAGACTTGATTCACAAGAACTACCGAAACTTGGTCAAAATGGTAGTCGACATGGACGAGTGGAGCCAGCTATCAACCCTGCGTCTGATGACTGTCTATGCCCGGAAATGCTTTCCAAGGAGGGCTAGAGTGGAAGCTGGGGAGGAAGTCGTGTTCCTGGACGCCGACCTGGAGCTCCTTCTTACCAGTATCAAGCCTCTTTTGCAGTCCCGCAACTCTggcgtggtggtggccgtcGCACGGTGTTACTCTGCCGTTGGGACCGCTGCTTACGTCCAGCAAGCTGTTGGGCCCCTGGTTGCACTTCTCCGAGGTGGACAGGATATTCAACAGGTTGCCTTGTTCAATATAGTATCGATCTGTCTCGACTATCCAGCCGCCTTTGTCAAGTACGCCACACACTTTCTCGTCCGCGCAACCGACAGCCAACCAATATGGGAGTTGAAGCTTGAGGTCCTGACCCTCATCTTTCCTCATTCACCGCCACATATCAAGTCACTCATCCTCAACGAACTCGAGCACTTCAGCCGTGGCTCTGACAAGGGTCTCGTCAAGGAAGCCGTCCGAGCCATCGGCCGCTGCGCACAGACAGACACAGCCACCGCACCTCGATgccttcgccttcttctcggacAAATTACTTCTCTCGATGGGACCCTCGCAGCAGAGTCACTCACGGTAATCCGCCATCTCATTCAGCAAGACCCCAGTTCTCACGTCGCGACTGTTGTTCGGTTAGCCAAGAACCTCGACAGCGCCACAGACCCCCAGGCCCGTGCGACCATTATCTGGCTCGTCGGTGAATTCTCTGGTTTGAACGGGGAGGACAACATTGCAGCAGACGTGCTGCGCATTCTTCTCAAAGAATTCGCATCAGAATCCGAGCTGGCAAAGAGGCAAATTGTtctcctcgccgccaaagTCTACCTCCACTACCTCAACCGCAAACTCGAAGCCCAGAAAGAGGCTGCCTCTGGCGATAAAGAAGCCCGAACGCCACCCGCCACCCCGGAccaagaagacgaagaccATCCAATCCCCAAACTATGGAACTACGTCACCGTACTCGCCCGCTACGACACCTCCTATGACCTCCGCGATAGGACTCGCCTGTACAAAAGCCTGCTCCAAGTCCCACAGCTAGCAACCCTCATGCTCCTCGCTCCTAAACCCGCTCCCCAAACCCCGTCTCCCTCCGAAACCCGCAAGGGCTACACCCTCGGCTCGGCAGCTCTTGTCCTCGCTGGAGGGGGAACTATTCATGGGTTAAGGGGCTACGAAGACCTGCCCGAAtgggtggaaaaggggcaggAGCCAGATGCAAAGTTGAGGGATAGAGAAGGCGATAACAGGCAGGATGATGGCAAGTATGGAGTTTATGACCGGCGGAACAAGGCGGGCAGTGTGCCGATTCCGGCGGCGGAAAGGATTATTGATGCGGGACAGGGGAGATCGGCTTCCATGTCGGGGAGTGCCAGTCCGGCTGGGTCGTTTGGGGCGAAGAGTGCTGCTAATGGGGTGGGTGCTAAGACTTTGGATGATTGGTTggctgaggatgagggaggggagcaagagcaggaggaagagagtgaagagggggagggggaggaggaggaagaggaagaggaagaggaagaggaaagtgaagaagaggatgagtcggaagaagaaagcagtgaagaggaggagagtgatgaggatgctAGACTTGTACGGCCTTCGTAG
- a CDS encoding hypothetical protein (EggNog:ENOG503P0MX), with the protein MGWLFRRKSRWKRAHQNASDIEQFRGRAESALPPRTQTFPDAMISAFPSMSERQGIKKQRIEPKKLQRRARTYSFSPGRDDSIQVGRSKSSKNKRAAGASLPAASRVANYGNGEQLDVGLGAAEEEILRRVPTLHNKRDGDHLPRKKSSKKQKREVDHQREAEIRAMSNLIPVRPAAEDWMAGRPMKKESRRIKSGMGIVRGSDWEKRNRSSEISLPAPGSIDSALSSDSDFMSFRVSALEALAPRPTIRCTTHPRLAGDGTGLARKPSQRQNDNRKSPANIPEATLKAHKRVANLADDLSASDLRELMERDQRRRERKRQLEQEKIEARLARRAEKQRAAEAAAQAQGRDSPPNLERGVLGREIPDLGANATSAVVTSTRIRDSQDQLQEAQAKPLSTDCGDIAIDEPRVPPLAAFHRVDSIPLQTPELPQAPKEKPLPPLASPRSRSSFLHAKLRRSKSPLGSETRTENTESLKKGSETSGSKGPLSWASFFRWGKNRRHSAGPSSFSNTSRDSMQTSQIPTPPPNFIPRRVSSGVPKRTMSRFREDLPESPMSPPDSRIQSPEVDVIPPIAETSPDLPQPDEDPDQLPTPPAERYDTPMTDPRSLEDMRNTPSTVNHPDEPAGVSPEPQAMSLASIDSEASWFSGGALAKKRKSSSVLKRGSHAQLQRYTPESDSGRLQENDHANEDMEITEDDYLARLTPLQSERPGWNRKSTGEARPSSDWEEEAHWGSVGQQPTLVHSHTVGRMKSREGLLNNFGEDAASTHEAEVLGAESPVDEGNGLQRATSINLGKGHARHISAGSARLLSITPRSSVDGRRTSLTLKRMSS; encoded by the coding sequence ATGGGGTGGCTATTTCGGCGGAAGAGCCGCTGGAAGCGAGCCCATCAGAACGCATCCGATATCGAACAGTTCCGTGGCCGAGCCGAATCCGCATTACCACCACGAACTCAGACATTCCCAGATGCCATGATATCAGCGTTCCCCTCCATGTCAGAGCGCCAGGGAATCAAGAAGCAGCGAATCGAGCCTAAGAAGCTCCAACGGCGAGCACGAACCTACAGTTTCTCGCCTGGCCGTGATGACTCCATCCAGGTGGGCCGCTCCAAGAGCTCCAAGAACAAACGGGCAGCAGGCGCATCCTTGCCCGCTGCTTCAAGAGTGGCAAATTATGGCAACGGGGAACAGCTCGATGTCGGGTTAggagctgctgaggaggaaaTTTTACGGCGTGTTCCCACGCTTCACAACAAGCGTGATGGCGATCATTTACCGCGGAAAAAGTCGAGCAAGAAGCAGAAAAGAGAGGTTGACCATCAGCGTGAGGCTGAAATCAGGGCCATGAGCAACTTGATACCTGTCCGACCTGCCGCTGAGGACTGGATGGCCGGGCGCCCtatgaagaaagaaagccGGAGGATCAAATCAGGCATGGGGATAGTTCGAGGATCGGACTGGGAGAAACGAAATCGGTCTTCAGAAATATCCCTTCCAGCACCAGGATCAATTGACTCGGCGCTTTCTTCAGACTCGGATTTCATGTCATTCAGGGTTTCTGCACTAGAGGCCCTAGCACCACGCCCCACAATACGCTGCACCACACATCCCAGGCTTGCTGGCGACGGCACCGGTCTTGCCAGGAAACCATCGCAACGACAGAATGACAACCGGAAATCGCCAGCCAACATCCCCGAGGCTACTCTCAAAGCCCATAAGCGGGTTGCCAACCTCGCTGATGACTTGAGTGCTAGCGACCTGCGGGAGCTCATGGAACGAGATCAacgaagaagagaaagaaaacgaCAACTTGAACAAGAGAAGATTGAAGCAAGACTTGCAAGGAGGGCAGAAAAGCAGCGGGCTGCTGAAGCTGCAGCTCAGGCACAGGGGAGAGACTCGCCTCCAAACTTGGAAAGAGGAGTGCTAGGTCGTGAGATTCCGGATTTGGGAGCCAATGCTACTTCTGCTGTTGTTACTTCGACTAGGATACGGGACTCTCAGGATCAGCTGCAAGAAGCCCAGGCAAAGCCCCTCAGCACCGACTGTGGTGATATTGCCATTGACGAACCGCGTGTGCCTCCTCTCGCCGCCTTTCACCGAGTTGACAGCATCCCATTGCAGACACCCGAACTACCACAGGCGCCGAAGGAAAAGCCTCTACCCCCACTAGCAAGCCCAAGATCCCGAAGCTCCTTCCTGCATGCTAAATTGCGGCGTTCAAAGTCACCACTCGGCTCAGAAACACGTACCGAAAACACGGAATCGCTGAAGAAAGGGTCAGAGACGAGTGGTTCTAAAGGCCCACTGTCCTGGGCCTCATTCTTCAGATGGGGCAAGAACAGGCGTCACTCTGCAGGCCCGTCGTCTTTCTCGAACACGTCGAGGGACTCTATGCAAACGTCTCAGATaccaaccccgccacctAATTTCATACCACGACGGGTCAGCTCAGGAGTACCGAAACGAACCATGTCTCGGTTCCGCGAAGACTTGCCAGAGTCTCCAATGTCACCACCGGACTCGAGAATCCAATCGCCAGAAGTTGACGTGATCCCCCCCATCGCTGAAACTTCACCTGATCTCCCACAGCCCGATGAGGATCCAGATCAGTTACCAACGCCTCCCGCCGAACGATATGATACTCCCATGACGGACCCCCGGTCACTTGAAGATATGCGCAACACCCCGTCTACAGTCAACCACCCGGATGAGCCTGCTGGTGTCTCGCCTGAACCTCAGGCCATGTCGCTAGCATCCATTGACTCTGAGGCTTCCTGGTTCTCAGGGGGAGCGTTGGCTAAGAAGCGGAAGTCGTCGAGTGTCCTGAAACGCGGCTCCCATGCGCAGCTACAGCGATACACGCCCGAATCTGACAGTGGGCGCTTACAAGAAAACGATCACGCCAACGAGGACATGGAAATCACGGAGGACGATTACTTGGCACGCCTTACCCCGTTGCAAAGCGAGAGGCCTGGTTGGAATAGAAAGTCAACCGGCGAAGCAAGGCCGTCGAGCGAttgggaagaggaagcccACTGGGGCAGTGTCGGCCAGCAGCCCACTCTTGTCCATTCTCATACAGTTGGCAGGATGAAGAGTCGGGAGGGTCTCCTCAATAATTTTGGTGAGGATGCGGCAAGCACCCATGAAGCAGAGGTACTCGGCGCTGAAAGTCCAGTTGACGAAGGCAACGGGCTGCAACGAGCTACAAGCATCAACCTCGGCAAAGGCCATGCAAGGCACATCAGCGCCGGGAGCGCGAGGCTGCTCTCCATAACACCCCGCTCATCAGTGGATGGTAGGCGCACAAGCCTGACGCTGAAGCGCATGAGCTCTTGA
- the NUF2 gene encoding kinetochore-associated Ndc80 complex subunit nuf2 (COG:D; EggNog:ENOG503NVBG) codes for MSYNPRMSIMPGSLPPGSGAGASSKSRAAKKEEEAAYANMRLPDREIVGCINELGISFTVQDLQKPNPIQVQMIFEWFGELLMNKTRATVDPAMRAAAEDIVGEDLCDALMPADTRNLLGFFRNLRILMEQCGVHDFNFGDLYKPTHDRLVKLLSYVINFVRFRESQTNVIDEHCNRAEQTKARIEQLYQENQNMEGQLEDMKFTRKQMEVQVAEKTKRNEELKHKLLELRKTQEKVAARWEEAKIKKAEMTKELEDKTTTKVMLKQESAKLKPYTLQSPSALQSSLTELSNTLNGDKAHIDSLDRRARALQTSTDSFAVVTGDVASCIKLLEEIGVELAKEEEENAKNAKQRDALTERGASVREVERTEALLQRQLAKWVERTETLRAHSQEKAQRAKESMEELRAVHKKLTEERSEKGKDIERRRVRIEQIEKKMLDLKENIENEVRAAYDEYLKMESHIKLYITEMEQAL; via the exons ATGTCCTACAACCCCCGCATGTCCATCATGCCCGGCAGCCTCCCCCCCGGCTCCGGCGccggcgcctcctccaaatctCGCGCCgccaaaaaagaagaagaagccgccTACGCCAACATGCGCCTCCCCGACCGCGAGATTGTCGGCTGCATCAACGAGCTCGGCATCTCTTTCACGGTTCAAGACCTCCAAAAGCCAAACCCGATTCAAGTCCAGATGATCTTTGAGTGGTTCGGCGAGCTCCTCATGAACAAGACCCGCGCCACCGTCGACCCTGCCATGCGCGCTGCCGCCGAGGACATCGTCGGGGAAGACCTCTGCGATGCGCTCATGCCGGCCGATACGAGGAACCTGTTGGGTTTTTTCAGGAACTTGAGGATACTGATGGAGCAGTGCGGGGTGCATGATTTCAATTTTGGGGATCTTTACAAGCCGACGCATGATCGGTTGGTCAAGTTGTTGAGTTATGTGATTAATTTTGTGAGGTTCAGAGAGTCGCAGACGAATGTGATTGATGAGCATTGCAATCGCGCGGAGCAGACAAAGGCGCGGATTGAGCAGCTGTACCAAGAGAATCAGAACATGGAGGGGCAGCTGGAGGACATGAAGTTCACGAGAAAACAGATGGAGGTGCAGGTGGCGGAGAAGACGAAACGGAACGAGGAGCTGAAGCACAAGTTGCTTGAGCTGAGGAAGACGCAGGAGAAGGTCGCCgcgaggtgggaggaggcaaaAATCAAAAAGGCGGAGATGacgaaggagctggaggataAAACTACGACAAAGGTGATGCTGAAGCAGGAGAGCGCGAAGCTGAAGCCGTATACGCTGCAAAGTCCGTCGGCGCTGCAGAGCTCTTTGACGGAGTTGAGCAATACGCTCAATGGGGACAAGGCTCATATTGATAGCCTTGACAGAAGGGCGAGGGCGCTGCAAACGTCGACGGACTCGTTTGCGGTCGTGACGGGGGATGTGGCGAGTTGTATCaagctgctggaggagattggGGTGGAGCtggcaaaggaggaggaggagaacgCCAAGAACGCGAAGCAGAGAGACGCGCTTACTGAGCGTGGAGCTAGCGTCCGCGAGGTTGAGCGGACGGAAGCCCTTCTCCAGAGGCAACTGGCCAAGTGGGTGGAAAGGACTGAGACGTTGAGAGCGCACAGCCAAGAAAAGGCTCAGCGGGCGAAGGAGTCcatggaggagctgagggCGGTACACAAGAAGCTCACAGAGGAGAGGTCAGAGAAGGGCAAGGATattgagaggaggagagttAGGATCGAACAGATTGAGAAAAAG ATGCTCGACCTCAAAGAGAATATCGAAAACGAAGTGCGGGCTGCGTATGACGAGTACCTCAAGATGGAGTCTCATATCAAGCTGTACATCACCGAGATGGAGCAAGCCCTCTAA
- the TRX1 gene encoding thioredoxin trx1 (EggNog:ENOG503P5A0; COG:O): protein MSFRLLARPATTTAFRSALRTTTRTSSPLQSLRPAFPQTTPTSSVTKPRAFTTTTPKMTVHIFETAGQFKEAVAAHPVVVVDAFATWCGPCKAIAPQIAKWAEDPEFKDKIYFCKFDVDHLPELAQELGIRAMPTFIFYKDGDRVDELMGANPPALLNLLRKYLGGSGAGASSGGEHPEPPSL, encoded by the exons ATGTCATTCCGACTCCTCGCCCGCCCAGCTACCACCACAGCTTTCCGATCCGCTCTccgaacaacaacaagaacatcGTCACCATTACAATCACTGCGCCCTGCGTTCcctcaaacaaccccaacatccTCCGTCACTAAACCAAGAGCcttcacaaccacaacccccaaaatGACGGTCCACATCTTCGAAACAGCCGGCCAGTTCAAGGAGGCCGTCGCCGCCCatcccgtcgtcgtcgtcgacgccTTCGCTACCTGGTGTGGCCCGTGCAAGGCCATCGCGCCCCAGATCGCAAA GTGGGCCGAGGACCCCGAGTTCAAGGACAAGATCTACTTTTGCAAGTTCGACGTCGACCACCTCCCCGAACTCGCTCAGGAGCTCGGCATCCGCGCCATGCCCACCTTCATCTTCTACAAGGACGGCGACCGCGTCGACGAGCTCATGGGCGCCAACCCCCCGGCGCTGCTGAACCTGCTTAGGAAGTACCTCGGTGGGAGCGGTGCTGGTGCTAGCAGTGGTGGGGAGCACCCTGAGCCTCCTTCGCTTTAA